A segment of the Vibrio aquimaris genome:
AAAACAGTCTATAAGTTATGAACAAGCCAAGCAGTTATTCAAAAACCTCAAACTGGGGTTTATTGATGGTGTTAGAGCTATTAAAACGTCGCAAAGACACAGAAAAATTCGTGGGCAACAAAGACTCTCTCAGGATGGAAGTTATCGCCGAAATATGACGGTAAACAATCAATCGTTTAACGTTAGATTTAAAGCTCGTTGTGCCACTCCAGAATGTTTAATGAGAGGAGCAAACTTTGACCTTCAGGATGATGCATTTCAGGACTATATTGAGGCCGCTACGCAAGATAAACGATCGGATGTGATGACAGTCGTCAACATGACCTTGATTGCTGCGCCATACCTCAAACCTCTTGAACTGCTGTCTCATATTGACAATGTTTACACCATATATTCTGATGAGACCTTAAACCCCGCATGGGCCTATGCAGCAGGGAAAGGTGCAGCATACAGATTAAATTTACTTGGCATACCCAAAGCCATATCATCAAGGGTGGAGAATGCCACAGCATTTACTACGGGTAGCATTTTAAATGAAGCTAACTAACGATAACGTACTCAAGCTTTTCAACGCATTAACAGCCTTCAAAATCTGCATCGTGATAGCCTGTTTCTTTTACGAACCAAAGGCCGCTGGAATAGCGGCTGGGCTTTGGGGGCTGTCCTTTATTGCATCTGAACTACATATGAGGAATTACTTCAAAGGAAAACCAATGATGAAGTTCGGTACATTGACCGAGGAAGACCCAGATGACGTAGATTCAATAAGGAACACATATTATTTGAATATATTTATCGTTCTTCTTGTCTTTATCTTCATGGTTTTGACGCTTATCAGAGCGATCTCTTAGGTTAGAAATTGAAGATATTCCCAGACAATAACAACATTGAAGCCAGACTTAACATGACATTGGCCGCAACGGTAGTCCTGTTGATGATTAGTTTGGTTTTGAATGGAGTTCAAAGCTCATTACCGATTCTTGCGCTTTTTGCGTTCTCTTTCTTACACTCAGAACTCCACCTTAGAGCTTACGCTAAAGGAAAAAAGATGGTCAGGTTTGGAACCATCTCAGATGTAGAGAATGAAGAGCAAGAAGCAAACTCATACAAAAATCACTTTGCTACAGTATATGCCAGTGTGGTGCTGACTCTTGTCTTTATTATATTTAAACTAGCACAATAGCTGTCAAAAAGCCTTCCATGACGGAAGCTTTCCCCCTTACAAAGGAAGGAAGTGCATTAAGCAGGAACATGATATTGCGTTTTTATGCAATGAGTCATTAGCAAGTAACAACTACTATTTTGATTTAGGAAACTAACAATGAAAAAAATAGGATTAGTAATCTATGGAGCAGCTTATTTACTCCTCTCATTGTTCAATATGGTGACGGCAATTTTAGCGGGCGCTATTTCTGTTGGGTTTTTGGTTAGTATTGGATTTACAACTCTGTATTTAATTGGATTTTATGGTTTTCTTTTTAAAAAACCAATTTTCACTCCCAAAGTATGGAGAAACTTATTTTACTTACAATGCGTTGCTTTAATACTACAGTTTACGCCGGTTCTATTTGAATTCAGTAGTGAATTGTTAGCTATCAATGGACTAATATTAATAGTAACTCTACCTATGCTTGTATGTTTGTATAGATATAGCTCTCCAGATAGTGAAATCTGGATTTCGGCTTCAGAGCGAGCAAAGGTTAGTCAAATAGAAACACTTCTAGCAACAACAGATGTAATTTCTGCTTCTAAGACGATGGGAGAAAAGACAACAACCGTTACGATGAGCAAGGCGGCGGGTTGCTATATCGTCCATATAAAGCGTGTTTCTACAGAAATTGAGTCTTTCAAAAATGAATTCATAACATTAAATCGAGCCGTTGAGTTTGTTGAGAAGTACACATCAATAAGCTCTGAAGAGTTGGTAGCCTTACAGACATAGCGAGTTTCTTTCTCTTATGAGTTAGTTAGGTTCGCACGATAACTCTGGCTAACTCTTGCCCCAAAATCATCCAGCATCCGATTCCTGACCACTTTCTCATGTCAGTTTTTGACCTACATATACTAATAGTGGATTATGAGCTTAGTTGGACATTTGCGACTAGACAAACATGCTCTGTAATCTGGAAGCATAATGGAGAATAAGACTTATAGAACAGTATGTTGCTATGGTGTCTGTATTTTCTAAAAATATTAGATGCTGAAAAGACACTCGTATACCACAAGGAGGTCAACTTGACTTGTGTAGAGGTTTTTACCTTAATTAAAGATTTAGCTCTGACTGGAGCGGCTGTCTCTGGTGCGATTGTTGCGATCAAAGGTTTGGGAACGTGGCACCGCCAACTAAAAGGTCAATCTGAATATGAATTGTCGCGGAGAATACTAGTTAGCTTATTCAAGTATCGAGATGCGATAAACGGAGTACGAGATCCTGTTATGCTTTCGCATGAAATACTGCACCCATCTGAAGATGATGCTAAGAGTATGAGTCCGAAAGAAATTGATTATTATGGTATCTCGAAAGCCTATCAGAACCGGTGGAAGAAAGTTCAGGATCAACGTACAGCTTTGTATGCTGATCAACTTGAAGCGGAAGCTATATGGGGTGATGAACTAAACACACTGTTCAAAACTATTTATTCTCTAGAACATGAATTATTAACACATGTTCGCCACTATCTCGTTTTGATGAACCCTAAAGCTAATGAGGGAAAAAAAGACGCCATCTATCGAATAGATCAAAAGAAAAGGGATATCATGTATGACGAATTAGGAGAAGAACCTGATGAGTTCAAGCACGAGTTGCTAGAAGCAATAAGACACGTTGAAAACTATTTGAAACCTAAGCTGCGTCATGAAGTGGTATAACAATTCAATGCAATTGACGCGGTCAAGCTTCACAATTGCGGTATAAAGTTTTTAAAACGCTTTGGTTACAGCGCAATGCGCAATTGATTGGGGTGTTATATGGCAATCAGAGTTAGGAGTTTTTTTGATAACTGAACGAATAAAGTTTTGGGCTTTGGCTTATTTTGCCAAGAATGCTTGTCCAAGTCGGTTCTCGCTTTCTAGCGAAGTTGCAAAGAACAATGATTTTTATGAGACTAATGTATATTTCCCTCAAGGGACAGTAGAACAGTTAAATTCAATGTCCAAAGAACGAGTAGGGAGTCAGAAATTACTATATAGGTTTATCCCTCTAAAAAATGGATTGCAAGCTAATAAATTGATTAAGGGTTACAGGTTCTTAGATGACAACCAGACTATTGAATGCTTTGTATCAGAAGCTGCACTGAAACATGCTCGCATTGATGTTACATATTACTTAGGCTATTGGAGAGACGAAAACACTCACTGTACACCAGCTAGGCTTGTACAAATGGTTTTATGGCGCAAATTGCGCCTAATGTACATGGGTATTTTCTTTTCAAAGGTTCGTCAAAAGCTTCGTTCTTGGCGTATTTCTAAAAGGCTGCGTACACCTTTGCGCTCGAAGTACGAAATATACGAGTGCCTCATGTCTAGTGATAAATTTTTAACCAAAGGGACTTTTAATAAAAGTGATTTAGTTGAATTGTTTTTGGGTCAAAAAAGCATATTTGACTATGCGCTTCACAGGAAATTTTCACAATCGCTTGATTGGATCTTGGAAGCATGTGTAGAAGATGGAGAAATTGTCAGAGTCGGTCATGCCAATGACTCTAATCCTCTATACAAAATGAAAGGCAAAGGTATTCATTACTTTACTCAGACCAAAGAAAATATACGAAACGAAGAGCATCAAAAAGAAATTCAAAAGACACAAGTCAGTATCCAGAATAGGATGTTGTTTTTAACTTTTTTACTTGTCATCGCAACGTTTATGACAGCGGTTGACAAGTTTGATGAGACCTTAGAGGTTATCTATAAGTTAGCTGACTGGATAACAAAGTTATTATCTTTAGGGTAAGCCATATAACAAATTCCCAAGGAATCAACAACTTTTTCTAATCTGACAGAAACGCTGTAGAGCATCAGTTCTAAACGTTACTGTCCAAGAATGTGTTTGGAAGTGATCTGCGATTTTTGTGATCACCAAGCGATTCTGTCGTACCATTATAAAATGGGTATTTAATTGTTGCGGGCAAACTTTATTGTCTCTACACCCATTGCCCTGCCACAAAGCCTGAGCTCCAGCACCATTGGAAATTATAGCCGCCAAGCCAACCTGTCACATCCACTACTTCGCCAATAAAATAGAGGCCTGCTATGTCTTTACATTGCATCGTCTTGGATGAAATATGTTCGGTACTCACACCGCCCAAGGTAACTTCTGCGGTGCGATAGCCTTCTGTGCCATTGGGCATGATGCGCCAATTCTCAAGTTTCTCAGTGACTTCTATTAGCTGTTTAGAAGTGAACTGCTTTAGTGGCTTATCTGTGAGAACTTTACGCTCTATCAGAACCTCTACTAAACGCTTGGGCAGCACTTTAGCTAAGGTATTTTTCAAACTCTGGTTGGGGTGCTTTTCAAGATTACTCGCCAGCAAAGCATCGACATCGACATCAGGAACCAAGTTAATCGTAACCGCTTGTCCTGCCCTCCAGTATGAGGATATTTGCAGCACAGAAGGACCAGATAAACCTCTGTGGGTAAACAGCAAAGCTTCTTTAAATACTGTGCCATCTTGGGCAGTAATTTCAGCATCGACGGCAATACCAGACAACTCAGCAAACGCTTCTTTATCCTCTTTGTGAAGGGTAAAAGGCACAAGGCCTGCAGTAGTTGGTTCGATGTTTAGGCCAAACTGCTCAGCCACTTTATAGCCAAATGGCGTTGCACCAAGCTTTGGCATTGACAGGCCACCAGTCGCGATGACTAGTGAATCACACTCAATGGAATGGGTGTTTACATCAAGCACAAAGCCAGACTGGGTCTTTTCGATATGATGGACATCTTGTTGGTAGCGCTGAGTAACAGTGGGCAAATCGCACTCGGCTAAGAGCATCTTAACGATATCTTTTGACGTGTAATCACCAACGCAAAACAGCTGGCCATGGTCGCGTTCTTCAAACTCAATACCATGCTTGCTGACCATGGCAATAAAGTCCCAATTGGTATATTGAGATAGCGCAGACTTAACAAAATGAGGGTTTTGGCATAAAAAGTTGCTCGCCGACACGTCATAGTTAGTGAAGTTACAACGACCACCACCTGCGATGAGAATTTTTCGACCGGGCTTTTTAGCATGATCCAGTACCAGCACATTACGACCACGTTTACCTGCCTCTGCCGCACACATTAAACCCGCAGCGCCCGCTCCGATAATGACAACATCAAACTTCTCTGTCATAACCTTTCTCAACTTAAACCCAATAAAAAAGGATGTGCATCTAGCACATCCTTAGCCAATTGGCGCTATTCTACCCCCAATTAGAGGCCTTGCCAAATTATCCAGCTACAGAATCATAGCTGCAAAGAGGGTTACTCCGAGTAGAGAACTCGATAGAATAAACAGCTCCCTTACTCTTTCACACTTGCCGGTAAAGATTTCATCATGATGATGGTGGTACTCTTTACTCTTCAAATAATGATAAAGCCTAACCTGCTTAGTCACGTTACCATGAGCGGTGAAGAATCCGCCACCATCAACTTGCTGATAAAGCAAGGGGTGAGCTTCGCGCATAATGTATATGAGAGAACGTAAGGCGGTTAAGTATCTGGCCATGTTGACCAAGGTGATTAACATTAACGTGAATAAAATCGTATCAGCTGTGATCATCTTTTCCTCCCTACATCTTCATCAGAAGCCCAGAAAGAAAAGACGATCTGCCTAGAAAGTCTTATGCTGAAGCTTATTCAGCGGGGGCATCCATGATAGAAGATGAACCTTCTTTCGCCAAAGCTGCTAAATCTTTGTCAATAAAGAACAGGGCTTTACCGTCTTCACCAACAAGATCAAGCTTGTCTATGATCCCTTTAAACAACTTCTCTTCTTCGTGTTGTTCTGCGACATACCACTGCAGGAAGTTGAAAGTTGAGTAGTCTTGGGACGTAAAAGCGACGTGGGCAAGCTTATTGATGTTCTGAGTTATCATTTGCTCGTGTTCATAAGTCTCACGGAATACGTCACCTAAACTGGCAAACTCATGCTTAGGGGCTTCAATTGCACCCAAAATTGGCATGGCGCCTGTTTCACTTACGTAAGTAAAAAGTCGCTGCATGTGCCCCATTTCTTCAACCGCGTGTGCACGAAGAAACTCGGCGGCACCTTCAAATCCTTTGTCTTCACACCAAGCACTCATTTGTAAGTATAGATTGGATGAGAAAAATTCGAGATTAATTTGCTCATTCAGTTGATCAACCATCGCCTGTGAAAGCATTTCTTACTCCTAATTAACTTGATTTACTTCAATGAATCTTATCACTACCACACCTTAACACTTTGACGAGTGAATGTGGATCTGAGATCACCTCAACAAAAACATTTACATCATAATGCTAACCTATCAACAGACACTAAAATGGAGAGTTCACCATGAGTTATCAGCATATATTAGTTGCCGTAGACCTGTCAGAAGACAGTAAAACACTGGTCGATAAAGCCGTTTCCCTAGCCAAACCACTCGGCGCTGAAGTGTCTTTTATCCACATAGATGTCAATTATGCCGAGCTCTATACAGGACTTATTGATATCAACCTCGCCGAA
Coding sequences within it:
- the ftnA gene encoding non-heme ferritin produces the protein MLSQAMVDQLNEQINLEFFSSNLYLQMSAWCEDKGFEGAAEFLRAHAVEEMGHMQRLFTYVSETGAMPILGAIEAPKHEFASLGDVFRETYEHEQMITQNINKLAHVAFTSQDYSTFNFLQWYVAEQHEEEKLFKGIIDKLDLVGEDGKALFFIDKDLAALAKEGSSSIMDAPAE
- a CDS encoding NAD(P)/FAD-dependent oxidoreductase; protein product: MTEKFDVVIIGAGAAGLMCAAEAGKRGRNVLVLDHAKKPGRKILIAGGGRCNFTNYDVSASNFLCQNPHFVKSALSQYTNWDFIAMVSKHGIEFEERDHGQLFCVGDYTSKDIVKMLLAECDLPTVTQRYQQDVHHIEKTQSGFVLDVNTHSIECDSLVIATGGLSMPKLGATPFGYKVAEQFGLNIEPTTAGLVPFTLHKEDKEAFAELSGIAVDAEITAQDGTVFKEALLFTHRGLSGPSVLQISSYWRAGQAVTINLVPDVDVDALLASNLEKHPNQSLKNTLAKVLPKRLVEVLIERKVLTDKPLKQFTSKQLIEVTEKLENWRIMPNGTEGYRTAEVTLGGVSTEHISSKTMQCKDIAGLYFIGEVVDVTGWLGGYNFQWCWSSGFVAGQWV
- the uspB gene encoding universal stress protein UspB — its product is MITADTILFTLMLITLVNMARYLTALRSLIYIMREAHPLLYQQVDGGGFFTAHGNVTKQVRLYHYLKSKEYHHHHDEIFTGKCERVRELFILSSSLLGVTLFAAMIL